DNA sequence from the Novosphingobium sp. KACC 22771 genome:
TCGATCCCAGCCGGGCCGAGCGCCTGATCGCGCTGGGTCAGGTGATGGCGCGTTTGCCCGCCAAGCGGGTGCGCGAATTGTCGGACGAGGATCGCATGGTGCTGCTGCGCCTGACCGAGCAGGTTACACAGATTGGCGAGCGCCTGAACACGCTGACCCCGGGGATCGGCGCAGCCACCCAGGCGGTTTCGGCGCAGGGCGCGTCGGCCTTCCGTTTCGATCCTGCGCGCAAGGATGCCTCCGGCGACAAGCAGGTGGCGCAGCAACGCCCCGAAATGCCCGATCCGCGCATGGTCCGCCGCCTCATCCGCCAGCGCCAGATGCGTGCACGCTTTTTTGATGGCGATCTGTTTGCCGATCCGGCTTGGGACATGCTGCTCGATCTGACCGCCGCGCATGTTGAAAAGACCAAGGTTTCCGTCACCAGCCTGTGCATCGCCTCCGGCGTCCCGCCCACCACGGCGCTGCGCTGGATCGGCCAGATGACCGAGGCAGGGCTGCTCAAGCGCATCGAGGATGAATCGGATCGCCGCCGCGCCTTCATCACCCTGACCGACAAGGCGGCCAATGCCATGGCCTGCTATTTTGCCGATGTCGCCAATACGTCGGGCCGGGTGGGCGTGGTCTGAGGGGGCGCTGGTCTGCTGGACCGGGCGCCACCCTTCAGGGCTGCGTGCCGGTTGGCGGCCCGGGTTGAAAGCGCAGGTGCAGCGGGGTGATCTCGCCGCCGGGGCTCAGGCGAAAGCGCAGGATGGCTTGCTGCGCCGGGTCGTTGAGAGCGCGCTCCATATCCGGCGCTTCGCTTTGCGGTACGAACAGCCGCCCTTGGTGCGGGATGGTTGATGTCCGCCTCGCCGTCCGGCTGCCTTGTGGGTCTTGATTCGCTGACCGCGCGATGCCTTGACAGTCCTTGGTCTGGTCCTGATCGGTCAATGGTGTGGTGCGGCGGATGACCGGGGCTTCGCCTTCGATGCAAAGGCGGGTGGCCCATGATGCTCCGTCAGGCAGGGAACCCGGCTGGGCCATCCCGTTAGAGCCGGGCATATCCTCGGGCCAGACATAGGCGAAGCGGATATAGTGTCCGCTCAGCAGGTCGCGTGGGTCATAGCCGGTGACGGCCACATCCCATTCGACGCCCTGCGCCCAGGTGTTCCGCGTAATGTGCCATGTGTAGGCAAGGCCCGCGAGCGGCAAGGCGATGGCAAAAGCGCGAAGCAAGGCAAGGCGCGCATCACGCGTTCCCCCGCGCAGGCGCAAACCGGCGCGAAATGCGCAGCGCGCCCCATGCCACACCCAGCACCAGCACCCCGCCAAAGATCAGCCCGACCCCGCTGGCCAGCAATCCGCCCGCTTCCCCAAAGGCCAGAATGATAAGCCGCAGCGCGACCACCGCCACCGCCATCTGGAACGCCCAACGCAGCTGTGCATGAAGCGCGGCACCGGCCATACCCGCCCACAGCACCATGAACACCAGCCCAATGGCCAAGCCATGCCCGCCCAGCCGGTCGGCCGCCAGCACGGCCAGCGCCAGCATCGCGAAGACCGCGCCGCCCGCCGCGCCCTGAACGCTGCGGTCCCATTGCCAGACGGCGAGCCCCGCCAGCCCCAAAACTGCCGCCACCGCCACCAGCGCGGTATCGACATTGCCCTGCGGATCGCCCGTCATGGCGCCATTCGTCCAGCCGCCAATGCCGGAGATGATCACGAACAGGCTGACCGCGCCGATGCCATAGGCAAAGCCGATCTGGCCCAGTCTTGTCCAGAACTCTGCGCGCAAAGATCCGCGCAGCATGATCGCCGAGAGCGGGGCCAATGCGACCGGCAGCGCGCATTCGATCGCGCCGCGGATCACGCCCGGGCCGGCATGAGCATCGGAAAAGCCCAACGCCGGATCGCCAAAGCGCATCCATGGCAGCGCGATGCAGCCCCCCGCGAGCAGCGCGGCGCACAGCCAGCCTTGGCCGCCCGTCAGCAGCAGCGGAGCGAACAGCGCCAGCCACAAGCCGATGGCCACCCATGCCGGTGAACTGGTCTGATAGACTTGCCCCAGATGGCCAAGAAAGCCCAGACCGAGGATGGCCAAGACGAAGATGCCGACCTCATTCCAGCGGCGTGCGGTTTCGCCGCCCTGCGCCGTCATGCCCCAGAGCGCCGCGCCCAGCCCGACCATCAGCGCGCCATGCAGCGCAAGGCGCGTCTCGCCCGGAATGGCGGCCCAATTGGCCGCCACCAGCGAGATGATCCCCAGCCCGATCGACAGTGCGGCCAAACCCACCACCGCCCACAGCGCAACCGGGCGGCTGTGTTGCGCCTCCCATGCGCGGATACGGTCGGCGGCGGCAGCATCGATCAATCCTGCTGCAACCCATGCCTTCAGTTTGCGTTCAGCCATAAAATCATCATGCTGTTACGGCAGTAAAGGTCAAGCTAACGTGATCCGTATTTTGGAGAGAAGGGGCGCAATAATGATGAAGCGGCAGGCTGGAAATTGGGCGCCTTTGTTGATGGGTGCGATGTTTTATGCTTCGGGCGCTCAGGCGGCTCCGGCCAGCGCGCAGGGTCAGGTGGCGATCACCATTTACAACAATGATCTCGCATTGGTGCAGGATGTGCGCCAGCTTGATCTGCCCAAGGGCCGCGCGCTGACCGAATTTGCCGATGTTTCCGCCCAGATCCGGCCCGAGACAGTGACGATTGCCGCCCCCGGCGCGGGCGTGGTGGAACAGAATTTCGATTATGACCTGCTCAGCCCCGAAAGGCTGGTGGACAAGGGCGCGGGGCAGGCGGTGACGATCATTCGCACCAACCGCGCCACGGGCGTGGAAACCACCGAGCGCGGCACGATCCTGGCCAATAACAACGGCACGCTGGTCCAGATCGGCAACCGGATCGAGGTGTTGGGCGATATGGATGCGCGGCTGGTGTTCGACCAATTGCCCGAGGGGCTGAAGGCGCGCCCCACGCTTTCGGTCACGCTGGATGCGGCGCAGGGGGGCAGGCGGCCGGTGACGCTCTCCTATCTCTCGCGCGGGTTCAGTTGGAAGGCCGACTATGTGGCCATGTATGACGAAAAGGCGGGCAAGCTGGATGTGCAGGGCTGGGTCACGCTGAACAACACCAGCGGCACGAGCTATCCGGCGGCCAAACTGCTGCTGGTGGCCGGCGCGGTCGGCGAGAGCGTGGAGCAGCCCCGGTTCCGACCGGCCCGGCCCGTCGGCATCGTCGGCACGCAGGCCGCCCCGCGTGAACAGGTGGGCGATTTCTATCTCTACCCGATCGCCAACCCCACCACGCTGGCCCAGGCGCA
Encoded proteins:
- a CDS encoding winged helix DNA-binding protein, producing the protein MLNAPHAGFSYAGFSDAADDFSYGSAHDVSGLRVKVSIFADRPYLRDQMREDAEGAGFRLAEASPIGRLLSGEAMPLGDVVLLDCPVVDAEVMAALSRLDLRAGQTGAALVVSTSVAALDDVFACLDQSDPQILVDPSRAERLIALGQVMARLPAKRVRELSDEDRMVLLRLTEQVTQIGERLNTLTPGIGAATQAVSAQGASAFRFDPARKDASGDKQVAQQRPEMPDPRMVRRLIRQRQMRARFFDGDLFADPAWDMLLDLTAAHVEKTKVSVTSLCIASGVPPTTALRWIGQMTEAGLLKRIEDESDRRRAFITLTDKAANAMACYFADVANTSGRVGVV
- a CDS encoding GDYXXLXY domain-containing protein, giving the protein MLRAFAIALPLAGLAYTWHITRNTWAQGVEWDVAVTGYDPRDLLSGHYIRFAYVWPEDMPGSNGMAQPGSLPDGASWATRLCIEGEAPVIRRTTPLTDQDQTKDCQGIARSANQDPQGSRTARRTSTIPHQGRLFVPQSEAPDMERALNDPAQQAILRFRLSPGGEITPLHLRFQPGPPTGTQP
- a CDS encoding DUF2157 domain-containing protein, yielding MAERKLKAWVAAGLIDAAAADRIRAWEAQHSRPVALWAVVGLAALSIGLGIISLVAANWAAIPGETRLALHGALMVGLGAALWGMTAQGGETARRWNEVGIFVLAILGLGFLGHLGQVYQTSSPAWVAIGLWLALFAPLLLTGGQGWLCAALLAGGCIALPWMRFGDPALGFSDAHAGPGVIRGAIECALPVALAPLSAIMLRGSLRAEFWTRLGQIGFAYGIGAVSLFVIISGIGGWTNGAMTGDPQGNVDTALVAVAAVLGLAGLAVWQWDRSVQGAAGGAVFAMLALAVLAADRLGGHGLAIGLVFMVLWAGMAGAALHAQLRWAFQMAVAVVALRLIILAFGEAGGLLASGVGLIFGGVLVLGVAWGALRISRRFAPARGNA
- a CDS encoding DUF4139 domain-containing protein is translated as MKRQAGNWAPLLMGAMFYASGAQAAPASAQGQVAITIYNNDLALVQDVRQLDLPKGRALTEFADVSAQIRPETVTIAAPGAGVVEQNFDYDLLSPERLVDKGAGQAVTIIRTNRATGVETTERGTILANNNGTLVQIGNRIEVLGDMDARLVFDQLPEGLKARPTLSVTLDAAQGGRRPVTLSYLSRGFSWKADYVAMYDEKAGKLDVQGWVTLNNTSGTSYPAAKLLLVAGAVGESVEQPRFRPARPVGIVGTQAAPREQVGDFYLYPIANPTTLAQAQQKQVSFLDVKGAAATKSYWYRNAWLATDDEAQSFASVINFSNAREGGLGDALPAGTVRVYMRDASGAPQFVGEDNIGHTPMGSTLALKTGEAFDVKIQPTVEKREKIDGAEWERVAQYRITRDGKTEAVGIDAPKTYWRTHMAYRLTNARAVPVTVEVVQAGLDRGWHDTRVSAESAKGEQRNADERVWKITIPAQGSVNLTAQIDARY